The region ATAGTTCATTAAAGTCCTAAAACTCGCCATAAATTTGTGATAAATTTaagctgaaaatgatttcaaccatccacCATGTTGGCTGCATATTGTTCGCAGTAAATGACGGAtcctagactggttaccggtctctatcttcaattAGAGACCGGTTGTGCCCATcctccattttacattttcgatgCATGTCAAATAAGGTCAAACATGTAAAGTAGAAAGTTACTTCCTGGTTAAGATGGCGTCATTTTGAATCTGCTTAGCTTCGAGCGATATCAAAATTGCCCTTTACAATGGATGGAAAGACATTAATTGCTGTAACTATCTGATAAATCCGCTGATAATTTACCTGGTACTCGGAATACAAACTAACAAGGATTGAAATCTAATGCGAGGTGAGCTCTGCCGCGACCGTCACTGACTACAGAACATTCTGAAGGAACAGGGGACATCCTTTCTATATCTACCTTTCTATATCTATCGTTCGTGAGATGTATTTAGtgaattgatgttttaatATAGTGTTGTAAAATGACTATATTTAGTATCTGAATAAGTTTACAATTGTTGAAGTCCTTAGTGCTTTGTGAGATCAGCTATTTGGATCCACCTCAGCCAACTGATTTCTTGATACAGACAgcaagttgggacagtcaaaTTAAGAGACTTGGTCAAGACATGTTAATCAGACCACACTGGAAATTTGCAATATCCTCTCTCCTCATGGACCACACAATGTCAATGTTGACTTTGCTAGAAATCGATTACAAAATTCATCACGACCAATTCTTCTTCACTGAATTCAATATCTATTTTTCACTTCTGGTACAAAATCTTGTTCAGCCCCTGATAAGCAATGACACtacgtatttcatgacatagaacagcatttctttttttcatcgaCAAATTGGGCCGATCCTGATATCCCTGATTTGAATGATAGTGTCTTTAGAATCATAAAGACCATGTCTTGACCAGACAGATAATCCAAtcacaattcaaattgaaggcTCGCTAGTGCAGTTATTCACTCTTGCTCTTTAAACCTCATCAGTTTATCAGATTGTGAGCAGTGGAGAAATAAAGTACACAACATCTTGGCGCAGTGGCGCTTGCTgatgtaactgatgatgatggtgagtTTATCAGAATCAAGGAATTTCACCGCCTGTTATTTGGAATCTCATTTCATGACAGCTAGTGCTGATTCTTTATTCTCTTTGATTACTCCATGATGTTAtcattctgaaattaaaatatatatcacaCTTACAATTAAACCTGGATTGAATTTACAATTAATGGTTCAGAATCCATTTTTCATACTTACCTTGATGCATTGCAATCTATTCTTTTCATGTTGAGCTAATTTGATAcgcattatttcaatttcttaaaacatccTCCGAGTTGTGACTCACATAATCATCACTAATACCCAATGAATACCCATATTTTCGGTACCACACGCTTAACAAGTGCCTGCAGAAGCGTAACCTAGCAGTTTTAATGGAATTTCCTTCttcattgatatgaaaaatgactTTAAAGAGGTCCATGGAACGTAAATCGAGACACTGTGTAGGCGGCCATGTTACATTGTTCACGTGATGAAATACTAAAATCTGATTGGATCCGTAAATTCCGCGGAAGATAGCGGACAGGCAAAACCTGTCCCATATCGAATGGGACAGGCGGCTAGTCTATGACGGATCCGGACTAATAGTAAGTCTGAATTCGCGATTTACGGTTGAGTTTGACGCCCGAGGTCGTCCGGTAATTTGTAGGCTTTTCGGGATGTActtttatcaatggatgacAATGCTTTGTGTTATTCTAGTCGCTGTTTAGACCCGGTAATTATGcgggattaattcataatagatTACTATACGCAAATTCAAAACGGTCAGGcgctgagttatatttctgacagaatttaaaattacgtttataagctgttggtagtcgaatctgagaggagttacattttatgaaaaatttttggctggaaagtggacaatttataataataataataataataatcaacagaaatacaagagggtttctgcgaaagcagcagaaaccctaataatcagtACAATTACTATAGGGTTTCTGcaaaggcagcagaaaccctaataataataataatcggcacaattacaatagggtttctgcgaaagcagcagaaatcctaataataatcatcatcaacagAATAACAATAGGGTTTCTAATGTGAAGCGTCGGGGGCCCGGCTTCTACTACACatttcgatccattttactagcattggTATGACATCACAGAGGTCAACCAATGTAAACACATAGATATATAAGATATAGATAAGCAaactatgagaaaaatgaatggCTAGGAAACATAGTAATACATCTCATCGATATGTGAATAGTACTTTGTAATCAATCAAGGTTTAGCCAAGATTATTTTAGGAGTTTTCCATTTTAGGAGTCAGTTCAAAGAATTATCATTGGTGGTTAGACGATGCAAAATAAGTCAACCAAGTGATAACCACTGGGAAACTCGAGTAAAGCGCAAAAAGATTtattaaataaatcaaatgttgCTACGTGAAATGATTGATAATCAATGATCAgtgttgtgacgataataTAACGAGATTCCacgataatgatgaaaaagtccgaaaatgtttccttgagctgtAGAGGTTTATTCCAAAGTTTCAACTCTATACTATTAGCCATATTCAGCAATAATGAgttacatcagaaaatcataaaatatcgACCCAGAAGGTGTGATCAGTCATGAAATGTATCTACCAAATGTTTCTTTAACCCTTACAATACCACTACCGTATGGCATATGGTACAAACTGAAGCTAGCATACCCGCACCGTGATACGGTATCGCTTAACCCTTCTTCTAGAAAGGCATATCTATCAGTATCAGCTGTTGCTGCCATCTGCATAAAATCCAATATGGCAACAGCCAGGAAAATACAATTTGGCTGGATGAAACGGTTCAGCAGCTCGTATAAGATGCTGACAGTGATGCTGGTGACCTGGAATTTGGTAGTGAACAAATTGAGAGTGACAACGAATATGACAgcagcagttcagatgatgagacttagtcagaaaataggtttatagtgccggcaatgattttgatgatgaaaatgaaatcagtgacaatttttTAGACCCTGTTGATACGATTGTCATGGCAACAGACACCAATAACAATTATGAAGAACAAGAAACCGTCCCTCCTCAAGGTCACatatatccaaattatttgtcttatttgtaagcccaaaggttatcaacaccatggtttacaatgtatcagtgtcaaatacataggtatcaattttctgAGGCCTGAAATTATACCCCAATGAAACCCCTTACATCCTGCCTTCCGTCATATCGGTGGAAAAGGGGTAAATCAgtggaaaaataaatcttttagTTGTGctattgctttgaaatttttactacATAAAGTAAGGATATATGGCATACAATTTCAGTTGGAATTGAAAAGATCAGTGCATTTTGCTGGGAGACagagcagtttatctgaaactttttagtgaatttttttcatggcggccatcttggagtatgtgaccttgacctcaagTTCACTTATACCCACATTATTTATGTCTACTTTGTTGGcccaaaagttatcaacaacatgctatataatttttctgtgTCAGATACCTTGGTAatttggtttccatagacaagtggcagtccaatatcaatagtcgacaaaaacccacgataaaaaataaaaaaaaataaatatgagtCAGCTTTTATTCTAAAAAACTCTGACTTCAAAGACAATTCCAATTTAGGTTTCTGCCCCCCAAAATAAACTCCTTAGTCTCTATATACTAACAGCTATAGGGATCACTTAGTTACCTTGTTGCtaaattttatattgttataaCTGTacaataaatcagtttttgaaaatggctcatagattagagtcgaaacgtcaaactaccagatagtttttctttttattgtgggtttttgtcgACCTTGGTACTTATTCCATGAAGCCTCAAATATACccctataaacccctaaatTTCCTCCGGTACAGCAGCGGAGACACTATGtggtattgaaagggttaaagctgttcatatcctaaaataaagaaaaatctaatatcaatattatgagCAGAATGTCAAAGGTCGGCAGAAATTGCTTGAGACGTTGTTGAATAAAATGTGGAGACTATTGAATTATTCCATCCACTAGCTGGCTTAAGTTAAAAATACTCAATCAAAAGTCAAAGGAATCTCTGTTACGCctattcaaatacatgtatgtattaagatattttttttcttgtttgtcTGCTTGCATTGCGGACGTATACGTCTAATCACACAATTTAGAGGCATTCATGAGGATTAAACTATACACACCAATCGCTGACACTCACCTTAGACCATACAGATACAATAACGAAGAGTAATGCACGTCACTAACGATCGACGCAGTACAACATGGCGCGGCTTACTTGTCATTAAGAAACTtcttttgtacatttattcaaCAGAATGATAGATTTTAACTGGTATCATTGATGTATATAGCTGATGAATTGCAGAACTATTCAACCGAATCACAacttaatgttttgttttctccGATGCCATTTTGAACGAACCTCTTTCGTCGATACGATAACTATGGTTCGAAGTTGTTTTACAACTTCAAACCAAAAACTAGAAAATCAGGTGGTATTAACATAAAAGGTTCCCCGACCTTTTTGCCACGTATGAGAAGCTGGCTCATCATAAATATGTCGCTTAATGTAAGTATTGATACAATACTCATTGCTTATCGTTATTACCTACGACCGCATAGCAGACAACTCAGTTGAGATTCTTTCTGAAAGACACTTTTGCCAGTTGGTTTGAGTCATTGGACATTTGGTGATGGGCACAGGATGGGCATTATGCAGACTCAATTTGGTTATGGTAggaatttatgaattatatcTCCAACTATATTTGTAGACAAAACATCATAATCAAAAACGGCCAATTAAAAGGAAATGATTTTTggaatgttttatttgttttgatattttggctTGAGGGCCCAGCACACAAGTCCAATTACATTTGCAGTGAAAAGGGTTGCTTAATAATGACGATAATATattaaattctgttgatttgaatttttcttaaattcagtttttaaatgtttagtatttacacattttctttttgatatagaacttaccatctgaaatatttACTATTTTTGGTTGAAAATCTTCTGTTGTTTTACGAAAAacctataaatataaatagacCTACTTGAAAAACATTGTTGAATAGGTAACAATTACTTCAGAGCTGTCTTTATACAAGGACAAAATTAGGGAAAcaaacaagaggcccatgggcctcgaagcattggtagattatattgtggtaaggtattaagtggtAAATGTATTATTACATCTGCCGGCAAATGttctatgacgatgttgattgggaggaccTAACTTAAGGTCAATTTGAGTTTTTGTTgatactgaaaatgaatttcatttttctgccgAACAATGTagcctaggctatttgtattgttaaacctcattaatgcTATTCTGtgaaaaagacaaaactagtttattctgatgttttccatcatgcCCCAGCTAAAAAATTAgcatcaatcaagatttggatacaaaaaccCATCTAAAACAACATTTTGGCACTTTCGTCTGTACAGCCTGCAGTTTTCCCATGTCCCTGAGAAAATTGTTGCTAGGTATGAGAATTGAACATAAGCTCAATGATAATTCTAGACATTGTGTCAATAGATAGGTAGGCTAATATTCCTCAGTGCCgtatgtagattataaatacccgtaaattttttcactatCATGCATGATTTTTAACCAATTTTTTAGTCAAAATCTCGAACTGTCAGCAAATaaactaagatattgtatcaATTGTGGCATTTATTATCATAGTTCCACTAGCTTCATGCACACCATTAAGCAGAGTtttgattaaaatatttttcaatttattaattaattcttgGTTGAAATTTTAATGGAATCAATGACCCTTTGAATCATATACCACTGTAAATTTGTCATAAACTGCATACCAAGTcctctgaaaatataaaacagataTCTCATAAAGTTATGATAATAAGACTAAGAATTGCCTTTCATTCACAGAAAGGGAAGCAGATATGTACAGGCACGTATAAGTGGGAATCGTGAGACAATTACAATCATGGCTTGCGGTAATGCGGCAGGGCAGATGTTAGCGCCGAATGTCATCTTCAAAGGGAAAACTGCAGCATCCCTGCAGTGTGTTGATTCCAACCGAGCACCTCCCGGAACCACAGTGTCTGTATCTGAAAGTGGATGGACAAAGCAGGTTAcaaataataggcctatacataACCAGGAATCAACAACTTACTTTTAATCTATCTGACTGTTCATAATTTGTATCATAATAGGGAATCGCAACACTGTGGTTTAAAAAGAGCTTTTTGCCAGCAATTGGCCGAGTTCGTCCGCAAGTTCTGATTTCAGATGGCCACAACAGCCATAATTTCTTAGAATTGGTGGAACTGGCTCGCGAAAATAACATCAAATTAGTTGAATTACCAGAGCACACATCACACTGGCTACAGCCTCTAGATCGGTAGGTCTTCTTGCCCTTATTGATGTATACAATGTTATTTGATGTTTAagtgttctttttttttagaatgtgTTTTAAAATGTTGAAGTCCTTATGGAATGGCCTCTGTCAAAACTTCTCAAATCAAGATCCAGGACAAATCATCAATAAGAGTTGCTTTTTTGAGATTTTTACACCAACCTGACAAAGCATCTCACCTGAGTACTTGATTAATGGATTCAGGTCGTATGGAATTTATCCATTCGATCCATCGATAATTCCACCAGAGGCATTTCTACCATCCACCACTACAGTTGCAACAGTCATCGCTGATGTAGTGAGTTATTTTCTATCCGTGTCATATGATCTTACCAAGTTGAATGAGAATACAATGATGCGTATTGGTATTTTAGATCGCCGATCGTACACCATCTAGTGATGTTCTGTTGTTGGGATCAAATAAGGTATGACTTTTTACactaaaacatataaaacataaatatagtcaaaaatcatttaaaatattttgcaatGACCTGTAACCTTAATTACTATATAGAATCAATTAACGAGTGAAAATCCATCTCAGGTGTGAAACAAAAAAATCTTTATCAATTAGGTTCATTGTTTGTTAATTAGTtgaaaaaccatttcatgagGTGTGAATAGTGATTTAATTTCACTTCaacttttttatgatttatttaatttGTTAGACTAATGACCTGTTCGAGTATTGTTCGAGTATTGCCTTAAAGGCAATGGAATCAGCCATTTCATcggaaatgaagaaaaaatttgaagaacGTTACACCGAAGGCTGTGACTTTACTAATGATGCACTGTATTGAGcatggaaaattttgaaaactaaaTCATCAGCTGAAGTTATCGGTAGCTTCCCGATCGAAAAAAACTCATTCCCACGTAAGAGTTAagatcatttttaaaacaatgatAATACTTATTCGCCATGTAAATATGCAGtatgaataatatataattacaaacaagTTGCATATacttactgattaatttttaTGTACTTAGCTGATCCGGACTATGATGTGCTGGATTATCCCGTACTGCGATGCCaactgaaaagaaaagaaaacgcGATGATAAGCGTTATTTCATTCTAACTGCGGATGATGCATACACAAGTGCGGTTTCAAAACAGAAGTTGAaagaacaaaaagaaaaggaaaaagTGGAAAGAAGGAAAAAGAAATGTTTCACAACAGTAAGTTAAAGAACAGTTCTACGATTCATATCAAACGGTGAAAAACACACAtcataaagaaattaattcaataattaataaaaACTCTTGCAGGCTTCAACAAGACCAGAAAATAGAACTTGCTCCATTAATCCTGTAAGTTGAAAAAGATCTCTTGAAATGAGctaatttaatgaaaattatattcataCTTTGTATTCCTTTATTGTACAGGCTCTATCAAGACCAGACGAGGAACCATCATTCGTAGCTCACGTAAGTAAAAGAAGATCCAAAATCATACGCTCAGGGCTGTAGTTAACACTTTTCACATAAAAAAGGGTAGgctaaaaagataaaaaaaagtttatcaAACAGTGATTAGGCACGACGATTTTACGTGAAATCAAGAATGGGTATAATGtgtaattttgaatatctttcagGATCCTGAGTCAGAGACGAGTGGTTTGAATATGGTTCATGAGATCAACATAAGATAAATTGCTTGCTGGGCTTggagatataaaatatagataaatggTCAATAGTAATAAGTAATTCATCTGTACCAGGGTACTTTGTTTGTAGTGAAGGTTCATATGTTGCTCTGTATCAGGAAGGTCAGAAGGGAAGGAAACACCTTTACTTCGGAGTGGTATGTATAAATCGGCTGAATTTTATCTGAAAGgaaaaatacaattcatttGATTGTTAAATTTTACTACTTGCAGATTCTAGAAATAGTGGATTATGGAGAATCGATGTCAGTTCAATTTCTCGAACAATATTGCCAAAAGAATCTATTCGTTTGGCCTAATGTGGAACTAATTGAAGAGCATCCAGTTATGAAAGTCTTGAATAACTTGGAACCACCAGAGGTTGTCAACACGAGGATGCAGATGGCGTTCAAAGCTGCAGAATTTTCGAAAACTTGCGATTTGTTTGTGTGTATctaattctatattttgttACGATAGGCCTTCAGttgttttgttattattatatagGTATCTATGTGTAAGTATGTAGATGTTATATGTATACAttaatgttaaaatatttgtaTGTATGTGATAATGTTTGTATGTATAatgtatgttgtatatatgtatgtatgttaatatgtatgtatgtatttatgttagtatgtatgtttatatgtatgtatgtatgataTTCAGCCTATGTTACAAGTATCTATGTTGTTTGTTACTCTTATTGTTACTCTCTAGtctgtttaatatttttaaatatttgtgCAATAAAAATTTATGACTTTCTGTCAGGCCTTTTAGGCCCACATGTTATAGTTATTTAGTTTATTTACGTGTACCTTCTTGACGGCTTGCTGCACTTTCAAAGGTCTTCCTTTTATCCTGATGAACACTAACGGAcaaaattttttcataatatatcaaCCATCTAGTAAGTTGTAGAGATTTTTCCGCtccattgaaaaataattatttatgggattcgaacccaaatgATGTGTTTATCCATAGAAGTATCCGATCTAACCAGTTATTACTCAATAATGCTACCACCCCCGTAGAAGCGATAAGTATAACCCAACTACGTTCTTATAGCCTAGTTTCATAGAGTACAGGCACAAAAGtaacaaatatttgaatttccgAATTTATGTTGTGTCTGTAAATGTCTCCAACTGGTAAGTAATtttattaaatatgtttcaaatcGATTCTGGAGTAATAAATAGAAGTAGAAATATCTGGCTGTTAAAATATCCGCCTCTCGGCGCATTTGCTCATGCCGAAAAATCATCCGTCAAAACAGCGCATCCGAAAATTACGTGGACTTACCCTAGgtaaaccaaactaggggtccagggacaccatgcccacttgggaagtggtttcaaatgctcaacaatctaacaatttcaatattcgacGCCCCcgggtgaccatatacaaaaaccaatgaccttgaaactcaccacaatcatagaacatgtcagcagctacgattttgtaattgattgtgataacaaaatatgcgtcgttaccaatttaatatggaaatactaagttattctactattcaacgccccctggtgaccatattcaaaacccaataaccttgtCACTCACCACAATcctagaacatgtcatgaactttgcaattgatcatggtaacaaaatatgcctaggtaccaatatgatAAGGAAATACaaggttattctactattcaacgccccctggtgaccatatcgAAAACTtatttccttaaaactcaccacaatcatagacgatgtcatgagctacaactttgcaatttattgtggtgacaaaatatgtattggtacaaatataatatagaaatactaagatattattcaatgcccctggtggcaatatacaaaaaccaatgaacttgaaactcaccacaatcatagaacacgttatatgctacaactttctaattgttCCATTgtcgtaacaaaatatgcttaggtatcaatataatgtcgaaaaactttttcccacatacgatgagtactggtgacaccaagatggccgccaattgcgtcgtaattggctgatcaaaaatacaggtctcaggtataaaacatccctttccaaagaatacccatcacaaatcgcaatgagaaatggcaaaccagtagcaagctacaggactcagaattcgggccaaaattgacatttttgggcacttaaaAGATCCTAGGacgaccatcttgagtccgatcaa is a window of Tubulanus polymorphus chromosome 2, tnTubPoly1.2, whole genome shotgun sequence DNA encoding:
- the LOC141900814 gene encoding uncharacterized protein LOC141900814; translated protein: MACGNAAGQMLAPNVIFKGKTAASLQCVDSNRAPPGTTVSVSESGWTKQGIATLWFKKSFLPAIGRVRPQVLISDGHNSHNFLELVELARENNIKLVELPEHTSHWLQPLDRMCFKMLKSLWNGLCQNFSNQDPGQIINKKAFLPSTTTVATVIADVIADRTPSSDVLLLGSNKTNDLFEYCSSIALKAMESAISSEMKKKFEERYTEGCDFTNDALY